The DNA window gcagtgtgtgactacaaatattgctttatggatgtgactgtgaaatggccagggaGCGTGCGtgatgcccgcatcttcgctaactccgccattagcacgcagctgaaagatggaaccaaaccctcgtgtcccaaacaactgctggaagatgaagatccgCTCCCTGTTTTTATTttgggtgacccagcttatcccctgacgCCATATCTCACGAAAGAATACCCCAACGGCGGAGTCGACCCACAACAACAAGGGTATTCTCTGTCTtgattaattgttgtaaaatgttctttatcacattgtctactttctcaggTCGATTAAAGatgtgattcatgtatgatgtctcaggtgtgattcactacaatagggccccacagcacactggattccagttaatagaaataccacaacactggatattgttcaaaggagataccttttcttaaacggtggcattgttgtgtgtggacacggtgtgatttaccctggataactttaTCCggcttaggccatgtctacactaagtcgtttaaccccttaaacaaataattatttagcctaagccccgtttcagcctcactaaaccatcgtttaaggttcccctcctcggacaaatttaacttggtaagtcagccgtgtaattctggaatctccggcacttagctttgtatggactcattgatcgtttacaaagtgagttcggagaggacgtgatgccagaaagacctcgccctacacaggaagtgacgtgggaaagaacacgccacagtcagcttcataataaagctcggaggtaaccactgcaaatatggaggcgagtcatccagacatgcccgtgtttctccttcttctacatgtacagacgatcgtggaaatcacacatgaatatgtgatgggacacaagtaggggattttttttttttttatgtttcattgccatgcatgtctttgagtgtttttattgttgtggattttaattgtatgttttattgctgtggaatttgattgtatttttaattgcatgtttttactcctcgtggactttgctggcattttaagacgttgccccttttagcttgttgcccctGACAAcaatttgtttactgtttttaatgtaaccttgctgctgccctcttggccaggtctcccttggaaaagagatctttgatctcaatgggattttacctggttaaataaaggctaataataataataataataaccaaagTGCCCAATCGAACGGCACCTGAAATCAGACGCACCTGTGGAACTACAGCAGGGGCAGGGGAAACCCTGCTTGCGTGAGGACGCCGTAGAAGTGGGCGGAGCCAGGACGCGGAACCACTACGACTGTCGCGGCTGTACCCTCCCCATAATATTGGTTACCAATTGGTATTTTTAGCCTTGTCAACTGGACTGGTTTTTAATATGTATTGTAATAAATTGTGAACGAGCAAAATCATCTTTCCTTATTTTGGACGGTTGCTCTCGCTACATTGGGTTCTTAATATTTATATTGGTTTTTAGCAAAATGTTATTAGGTTTTAATATCCCACCACTCGGGTCCATTacaaataccttaagagaaagccattgcagctatttgggatacaacacttctcagacggcaagagaactttccaatgtccggctggattagctgtgatgctacttagcgaaaaacttcgtTCTTTTGTCGAAGgaaagacaacgagaatgcgggctcccgtggatgtgataaaaaaagtagcgtgactcaacgtctaggtccagagtatataaagtcaccaaaaactaatggacaatgaaggtgaaggcaaacgattgattgattgattgattgaaactttttaatagtagattgcacagttcagtacatattccgtacgattgaccactaaatggtaacacccgaatacgtttttcaacttgtttaagttggggtccacgtaaatcaattcatggtagtgaggagtgtcctgaccagatatctagatccctagtttgattgatgtaaaatgttctttatcacattgtttacgtgtctaataaagatttgattaatttatgatgtctcaggtgtgattcactacaatagggctccacagcacactggattccagttcattgaaataccacaacactggatattgttcaaataagttccatttaaaggcctactgaaatgaaatttttttatttaaacggggatagcagatctattctatgtgtcatacttgatcatttcgcgatattgccatatttttgctgaaaggatttagaatagaaaaacgacgataaagatagcaacttttggtatctgacaaaaaaaagccttgcccctaccggaagtagcgtgacgtggacaattgaacatatccgcaaagctccctattgtttgcaatgatggccgccagatctgagagcgattctgaccgagatagcgacgatttctccattaatttgagcgaggatgaaagatttgtggatgaggaaagtgcaagtgaaggactagtggggagtggaagcgattcagatagggaagaagctgtgagagggatagagccatatcgctttgaacccgacgctgatgaagacggtcaggaggacgctgctgctattgatgctggaggagcacacgacatagatcgccttgagaatacagaatggtaatatgttatttatttatagactagttttagtttgtggcctagtcttgcactgttactgttagtgttacaacttacaccccaggcctatctatacactaagtatctatcattgacacaatgtgttactgttagtgttacaacttacaccccaggcctatctatacactaagtatctatcattgacacaatgtgttactgttagtgttacaacttacaccccaggcctatctatacactaagtatctatcattgacacaatgtcaaacctaattaattacccattatttctatgggccacagctccatataccggcaatactaaaaatatgcatgcagattaataagatccacaacaagacaatgataatattaattattccacatgtttgcagattgcaggtgtcaataatatgaattgatttacaaatattatgaacatttctatttccaggtgtacatgtcaaaactgtgtgaacatggagacagtggctgagtgtgtctgctgtagtgaaatagaggcagtgaccagaacgatggaggaggagggggtgaagacgtgcatcatagaccaccatggctttccatctgtgtgtctggatgaatgggtgctgcagacagcgtataacgcctacaaacagcaatatggcatgctgcagcaacagcaaaatgagtgaggcactaataagtttaaataattctttattctatcaacctttggaagataagtcagaatgagcactttcttatcttattcttattctgtgaaatgtactgtgctacaatgcacatgacattatatatcatagaagtattacatagatggaccgtagatgtcaacaatatttacaatttactgcaacagtaaatgacaaatgaatagaatgcatgacaatgtcttttgaatctcagagaacagtgagtcactgtgtatccatgtccggataataacagctgccatcatttgctacttgcaggcggagacgacacacagcctatcgacagtttgtccgcttctgctggggatatctgggaaaggacataagggtggtactaccagcttgtgtagtacataagattaggacaacattcccatcgatggactacacggggttccaagacgtgcagtgactgcaacagaatctacatggccactgtacttaatcaataaaatcaatcaatcaatcaatcagtcaatcaatcaatgtttatttatatagcactaaatcacaaatgtctcaaagggccgcacaagccacaacgacatcctcggtacagagcccacacacgggcaaggaaaactcaccccagtaggacgtcgatgtgaatgactatgagaaaccttggagaggaccgcatatgtgggtaaccccccccctctaggggagaccgaaagcaatggatgtcgagtgggtctaacatattagtgagggtccagtggagccagcaggaggccaccccgagcggagacgggtcagcagcgcagatgtccccaaccgatgcacaggcgagcggtataccccgggtcccaactctggacagccagcactttatccatggtcaccggaataacccctccacgtggggggggggggcagaggagaaaagaaaagaaacggcagatcaactggtctaaaaagggggtctatttaaaggctagagtatacaaatgagttttaagatgggacttaaatgcttctactgaggtagcatctctaactgttaccgggagggcatttcacacttaccgaagcgactcctgtgcttggcgatggcttcctccttgtctggcttctccagttcatcgcagaggaagggaggcacatccacagtgacgctgagtggtgttctctcgtcaggggtctgtctgcagccagcaacaacctccctgatcaagtcatctacgtagcctgcaaaatacaattgtacatgttcctgctcacaacataatatactcatggagagtgaaacttgacagtattattatcatgatacaaagtgtcaagtgtttacatgttttgtgtcctctacacttacggtatgttggctctgtcgcgattttcttgaccacatggccccctgctttatacttcgggtagcgtactgcatagcgctcagcacccgcttgtgtagtggctatagggcggctcgaattttcgttccagtgcagcccagcaagcaggttcctaggtgtggtaacagaataatgtaataattagtactaaagtatggcacacactagtgacacttagattagtgtggaaacatacctgcacagcattccgatgtatgagaagacatacattttcggtgcgaactgtataagataaaagacactttattcagtcatgcgtccatacaatgtgtgtgtaaatttataaattgtttgtaaatttgaatacaaatgtttgtgtattaaactgttaatagtcagctattaaagcttgatctcctgcagtaatgaagctgttttgttttcaatgttaacaccacgccagaattgtttgcaatctttctcaccaagatgccagccactatgttggacctccaacattctcttgcttacactgactgtatcaaggcttcatttagtatgctctagtattttgctccctggccaccaaagtcctagtggcaggtggtaaccaccgacaccacctacaggcgatcagtctaattctcacctgtatgataaggctatggaacgcctccaccttggaagtctggtgttcacccgacagcatggcgatatcttttagcagggacttgttgttgaccacctcctccagtttcactgctgagcgtgaacctaaacataaatttaaaatagaacaacgtttctacaaaaatgttccagtcaacttaaactggttatttacttacaagtttatctgaattttttgactttcaaaagatgtgcaggaaaatactgctagtccctcactgctttcgggcaacttatttgcctactcactttgtttgagccatttcttttgccgttgcagttgtccatgagtacaaattgggaagaggtcgccat is part of the Entelurus aequoreus isolate RoL-2023_Sb linkage group LG22, RoL_Eaeq_v1.1, whole genome shotgun sequence genome and encodes:
- the LOC133639347 gene encoding uncharacterized protein LOC133639347 produces the protein MMAARSESDSDRDSDDFSINLSEDERFVDEESASEGLVGSGSDSDREEAVRGIEPYRFEPDADEDGQEDAAAIDAGGAHDIDRLENTEWCTCQNCVNMETVAECVCCSEIEAVTRTMEEEGVKTCIIDHHGFPSVCLDEWVLQTAYNAYKQQYGMLQQQQNERRRHTAYRQFVRFCWGYLGKDIRVVLPACVVHKIRTTFPSMDYTGFQDVQ